The nucleotide sequence tatatttagccaggcatacacctaatttatccctcaattcaCAGTTAtactgctttagttaggtctgctggtaCCGAAAATACTTCTCTTATTCTTTAAGCATGCTtaaaagtgaatggcatctacacaAATTTTATTCGATTTCTTTTCCTGTCTAAACCTCGGGATTGTATCCTGAGGTTAcaagagccagccagatccatcTCTGATCCTGCCTGATGTCAGACTCCCACTGTGTCGCTGAGTGATAACtaactgcagcatgtgccagccagacttcactaAAACAGACAAAgcactgtacaaataaatgtGACTTGTCTGATTAAAAACCTGCAATTTATTAAGCTAACCAAGTAATCCACATTCAAAGAATGAGACCCTGTTATTATTTTGGCAAGATGTGCATTGATTGCTTGCAAAAATGACTCATGTGTGACATGGAATTAAGTCCAGGCAATGATCCATAATCCCGAAGTATTATACTCCCAAAGTAATTTGTGCACCTCTAGTGACATCAAATGGAATTACAAACTTAGTCTTTGCATGAGTGGCAAAATTGTAAACCTCACCTTTAATTTCCTatagaaacattttaaattaggtaaaaatacaagaatatttcaaatgtaatcaATCATTCTAATGCATCTATACCATTATTCTCAGGGACCTCTGGAGCTGATTCAGCTGCTGAAGAGGCCTCGTGGATGGGCGAAGGTTCTGCTTCAAGAGTGGGCTCAGATGCTGGCTCTGGGGCAAGTGCAGACACTGCTTCAGGGCCGGGCACCTTTGAGTCTGGTTCAGGGGTAGGTGCAGAGACTGGTTCAGGGCCGGGCACCTTTGAGACTGGTTCAATGGTAGGTGCAGACACTGGCTCAGAGGCGGGCACCTTTGAGACTGGTTCAGGGGTAGGTGCAGACACTGGCTCAGAGGCGGGCACCTTTGAGACTGGTTCAGGGGTAGGTGCAGACACTGGCTCAGAGGCGGGCACCTTTGAGACTGGTTCAGGGGTAGGTGCAGACACTGGTTCAGGGGCGGGCACCTTTGAGACTGGTTCAGGGGTAGGTGCAGACACTGGCTCAGAGGCGGGCACCTTTGAGACTGGTTCAGGGGTAGGTGCAGACACTGGTTCAGGGGCGGGCACCTTTGAGGCAGGTTCAAGGGTAGGTGCAGACACTGGCTCAGGGGCGGGCACCTTTGAGACTGGTTCAGGGGTAGGTGCAGACACTGGTTCAGGGGCGGCGACCTTTGAGGCTGGTTCAGGAGTAGGTGCAGACACTGGTTCAGGGGCAGGCACCTCTGGGACTGTATCAGGGGCAGGATCTGGTATGGTCACCTCTGGCACCGTTTTGGTCGTGGGCTCGGGGACGGGCACCTCTAGGACTGTTTTAGGGGTTGGATCTGTGACAGACACCTCTGGGATGGTTCCAGGGGTGGACTCTGGGACAGGCACGTCTAACACTGATTCAGGCTCTGGTTCTGGGACAGACTCTTTCACTGGTTCGGGCACTGGCTCTTCTACTTGTGCAACCACTGGTTCTGGTGCAGGTCTAGGTACCTCTACTTGCTCAGGCACTTGCTCTGTCACAGCGATGGGCACATCCACAAGGGCAGATTCTACGATGGCCTCAGGTACAAGCTCTGGAGTTGCCTATAAAAAGAGAGGTAGGCAGAAAGACAAcagaaatacaaattaatttagtCAGATTACATGCATCTAAGAGAAAAACTAAATCAGAGGTAGCTGTATAATTGAATGTATCATGTGGGACATTTTATTGAACCCTAACAATGAGTTTATATACTGGTGCAACACAGTGCAAGTTggcaaaagaaaaaactaaatgatACCAGCCACTGCAATCTGATTTCAGAACCAAGTGGTTACAACCCAAGTCAAATGAGCTCTATATGTGAATTTCCACCACTGGACAGAATGGTTCTTTTTGCGGAACAGTGCCATTCCATACCAATCCCAGCTCATAACGGTTACggtttatttttccattgtgGTACTGCGAAGTCTGGATTAGAATGGATTGACTGGGCAAGTGTCATGAGACACCACATCACTAAAGTTGTTCCACCAGCATGAGAAATCCATACAGGGAATGGTTTGTAATCACACCATACTGttctcaagtggaaatgctactggaatcATTGCGCACCATGCTCAGAACTGTTAAGACCGATGGTGAAAGGGCTCGGGTCCCTCTATTAATGCAAGTCTAAGGAATGTtttcaccattttttttattttatttttttttagctttgccAGGTGTACATCATATTAGTACTCCTCACCTCAACCACCTGTATGATTTAAAGCATCATTCATATCTGTAGCACAAACACAGCTAAGGTTTAATACTTAAGGTTAGGGGTTTCCCCCTTCTAACCACCATGAGTGGTCAAGAAGTCACTtggcaaaagaaaaaaacagttgTGGCAGGTCTATCCCCATAATATCTGAAAGTGTAAATTGGTGGTTGAGTTAAGAGCTGTCACAGGCAGAAGAAGCAGTCAAGTGGGTTTGTTGGAGGAGGTCAGTGCTTTGTCTCCGTGTCATAGACAGGTGCATGATAATGATGAGGAGGGAGAGGCAGGAAGACAGATTGCAGATGACAGCTGTCATGCAGGCAAAATACTGGGCCAGCCTCATAGGGAATGGAGCTCTGTGCAGAATGTGCTGTTGGCTACAGAGATGAATGTCTAAATTCAGTGGCTCCCAAGATGTCAAGCATTCTGTATGCAAAGTATTTTTTATGAGACAAGAATGGGATTTGTTTGCAACTTGTGAACAGGGTATGCTCGGAAATCATGTTCTTTTTATATGATAATTTGTAAATACTGTACATTGACTTAGTTATTAGGGATTAAGATTATCCAGAGAGATTACATTTCGGATTAGCTTTAGATTTATGTGATTAGTTAGGTGATACAGAATGTCAAGATGGTGAAAGTGTAACcgtggttgcttaggtgttctgtgtggttgtttgCATGCTGCTATGCAGTTggtagagtgttctgggtggtagtAAATAAAACTCtgttgtcttttacccttgctacatcATAAAGTTCACCCGGGCCTTATGCTGATTTCAGTGGTGaatttgccatttttgttttttttatcggATTttgttactgtagatatagatttaattgttggtgacttcaacattcatatataatgaaaatgacacattgggattagcatttattgatattctaaactctcttggagtcagacaaaaagTAACAGGACCAACTAATCggcataatcatacgctagatttaattctgttataTGGAGTTAATGTTGACGCAGAGCAATGCCACCTCGGATAATTACCTTGTCAATTGTATGCTGCGATCATTTAATGTAACTCAATCTACACCGTGCTATCATTCagatagaactattcttttgaccactaaagatagcttcactaataatcttccagatctatctcatacactcagtaaaccccaaagcctagaagaacttgagataacagaaaatataaatgcagacTTCTCtaacactcttgatagtgtcgccccccttcgattaaagaaaatttaagaaaaaagccctgcaccatggtacaatgatcacactcctgctctcaagagagcagctcggaaaatggagcgcaagtggaagaatacaaaattagagtttTTTTGCGGTAGATGAAAGTATAgtatctgtagctacagacaggcactaaaagctgccaggtcagcatattttagagaactcaaagaaaataaccacaacaatcctaggtgtttattcagtactgtggttaaattggttaggaatagaACCAGATATTCAACAGAAGCggatattctgtcgcagcacaagagtaatgacttcatgaatttctttactgatacattttaaataatcagaaataaaattggaattatgcaatcatctgtcatagcacctcagaaaacagtgtctaataattttctcacgtgcaacttcaatccttcgctgtcataggtaacgaagagctaacaaaacttatcaaaacatcacaagccacaacatgtatgatccaataccaaccaagctctcAAAAGAAGTATTCCCTGTCATCtctacttaatattattaactccttgctatccttaggacatgtcccaagaaactttaaaatggcagtcatcaaactgcttattaagaagccacaacttgatcctggagaattggctaattatagaccgatttcaaatctcccgcttatgttgaaaatactagaaaatgtagtgtcctcacaaatatgttcatttctacagagaaatagtatgtaTGAACAATTTTgaccccatcacagtacagaaactgcacttatctagaactagaaccaagaaatctgatcatattagccccattttatcgtcgtTACATTTGCTACTTGTtacattttgtatacattttttaattatgttaactatgtacaaagctttgaatggtctagctccgcagtaatAAAGTGacctaccacgctatattccatcacgttcataatgatcacaaaattctggccttttaatagttcctagaatatcaaattccacaaaaggaggtagatccttttcatatttggctcctaaactatggaatagtctccctaacactgttcgagatgcagacaaactcactcagtttaagtctagactaaagactcatctatttagccaggcatacacctaatttatcattcaactcacaattaggctgctttagttagatcTGCCTGacccagaaacattgatcatgatctataactgcaataaattgaatggcatctatgctagtattattctatttgtttccctgtcttaaccttgggactcctatactgaggtcaccagaaccggctggatccagctccattgctgcttcatgttggactccactgctacgagTCACTGAGTGATggtgactaatagcagccggtgccagccaaacatcacttcaatctattacgatggacttcagaggatgaactgatgccaagtCCAACCATAAGATATGGGATATATCATATTCCAttacctgaaccttggacttaagatAGACGTCACCGAAATTACTAGCCGGTtaaactgcgatgcacctaactgatctcggACTGCATCACCTCAgtttaatgatggactacacaaATCAGAAATAGCCAAAATAATCAGAATAGACAGAAATGATCCAGTGGATACCAAATAATATGAATTGACAAAATAGATCCTGCCTAAACTAAATTTGTTGAAAAGTTTCTTAGGTGCTATGTGGTTTCTTAGGTGTTCTATGTAGTTGTTAGCATGTTATtatgtggttgatagggtgttcagagtggttaatagcatgttgctatgcagttgctctTGGTGGTTTTTAGTGTTAATGTTCTGGTCCCTTTAGGTGTGGGGCCCCTTTTTGGAACTCTGTGGATTGTTTTTgcatgtcaagtggtttttattgtcgttcaaccatatacagttagtactgtacacagtgaaacgagaccacgTTCTTCCAGGACCATGGCGCTACATTAAACAACatgctgctcaggatgctctcaatagtccctctatagaatgtagtgaggatgggggtgggagatgtgctttcctcagccttcaaagaaagtagagacgctgctgggttTTCTTGGtagtagagctggtgttgagggaccaggtgaggttctccgccaggtgaacaccaaggaatttggtgctcttgacgatctacACAGAGGAGcagtcgatgttcagtggagagtggtcactctgtgctctcctaaagtcaacaaccatctcttttgttttgtccacattcagagacaggttgttggctctacaccagtccgttagccgctgcacctcctctctgtatgtggACTTgacattcttgctgatgagacccaccacggtcgtgtcatcgtgaacttaatgatgtggttcgagctgtgcattgctgcacagtcgtaagtcagcagagtgaacagcagtggactgagcacacagccctggggggcccaagcgctcagtgtggtggtggtggagatgctgttcccgatccggactgactgaggtctcccagtcaggaagtccagtatccagttgcagagggaggtgtccaggcccagcaggttcagctttccaatcaggtgctgaggaattattgtgttgaatgctgagctgaagtctatgaacagcgtttgaatgtatgagtcctttttatctgggtgagggccagatggagggttgtggtgatggcatcgtctgttgaacggtttggatgatATGTGAATTGCAGTGtgttagggttgcagcggtataccggtttcacggatTTAGTGATCATtagcagatttaatgataatctcgcaaacagctaaagcagacatgggcaatttacagccCGCGGACTGGATCAGGCCCTCCGCATGGTTTAATGTGGGCcgtggctcatttatcgtaaaagcgtttttctttttcattgtatatttcaattaacttgcattgggacgtcacgcgtctccacaagcgtttaccaTGCTGATGGTTGCCAAATAAGAGACACAActcccccagtttgagatttatacttgtgcaaattggaaatattccgcctaatgtaatacttattttgtgcaatctggcaaccatgcacgcgagtgTGCTATTTCTATCTGGCTTTCCCCCTTGAACAAACTTAGCAATCTATAgtacaatattctgctcaaggaaaagagtTATATGGCTACCCTGTGTCCATTCTCtgtgtacatgtattttttatttgtgcaatttagaaatgtttaagtctcttcacacctgtatgttaatctgaCTCTtgaagtaattatttatcatagtcattTAGTCGGTGTTATttagttgtgtgctgaaagtcaaacgttgacatcaacaacaaaaataatgtcacttgatgcatgtccttgtactggaaaaccatgaacaaaactatgcaacataaaaggaaatgtggcccaggatacattaaatacaggttatgtttaatctatgacaggtcgacacttgatgtccaatgtaaaatctgtcctgaagcaaaaccagttgagaaccactgagataaaggtacagacaggagcagtatatgttaattattaataatcataggacattacttcaaaagctcacacagctgatgttatttttcatttagtaattaatttaacatgtaaactaacatgctttagttatataacatgttatagtgacatgctatttttatcatgtttataattcgatttattattataattatgttatCTTATTTTCTCTATTTATTCTAAATAGTGAaaatgttttcactgataatagtaattgtgtaataccgtataccgtgatattttctgagacgttatcataccgttgcaaccctacagTGGGGTCTAGTGAGGGGACagcttaatgtgcctcatgacgagcctctcgaagcacttcatgatgatgggtgtgagtgcgacgggatggtagtcgttgaggcaggacactgaagacttctttggcatggggacgatggtgatggccttgaagcatgttggaacaaTGTTTTTTGTCCAACACGCAGAAATCACAAGgctaaataatttatattcatCTTTTCCCTCTCCCAAGTTCCTATGATAGTCTGGTTCCTAAATATAAATTTTTGAGTTTGTCTACGGGATTTTGGGGCCTATTTTGTCGTCTGTCAAATGAAAATCGTACAACTGATCACTTTAGCGAACACCAATTACAGGACAGacaaaatgtttcaaaaagtgacaagatggctGCTACCAGAATGGCAAGTCTATTCACTCTCTGAAACCAAACGTAATAACTTGAAGAATTTGGCGTCCACTCTCCACTGGCAGATGGTGCATTCCATGTCACACAACTGCCCAAATTTATTTCAGaagtttgtgtaagtgtgtgaattAACACTGGAATACCACAGAGAAACTGCTGATAAGGAGATCTTCCAGTctgaaactgaatttaagaccactgcaaaatttaATTCcacagaattaataaaaaataataataatgaaatgggtttgattcccagcatATAATGCAGTGACTATCTTACATTTTTAAGAGTGACTTAAGTATTCGAAAGTGTCCCAGTGTTTTGCCTATATGCATTCATATGCATGTATTTATTCACTCAAAATTTGGTGCGCTGCTGCTGAAAATGTACTTGGTTCATTCATATTATTGACGCTACGTAACGCTTGCTACTGTATGTCTGTTCGGATAGGGTTGTGGACACCATGGAAAGAACAAAGCCCCGGTTCTCCCTACATTGAAAAATCATTGACTCAATTTCAACTCGTcccaacttttctttaaaaataaaatgacaaattaaggttacagtgaggcacttacaatggaagtcaatggggccaatttttggaggctttaaaacacagaaatgtgaagcttataattttacaaaaaaactcatgtattatttgagctgtaaaactgTTTAgattgtcattttagtgtttgttgacattacatcgtgaTTCCTTAAAGAAAtgatgcagatcaggcaacgaaGAGAAAACGTAttgcttttgttgtttgttgttgaaAAATAATGGTAATGCATGCCCTTATACTTGAAaactatgaacaaaactataAAGAAATATAGCCGCAAGAGGCAATCAAAGGGGTCCAAGCACATGAAGAAATTACCAAAATAATCATAATTGACAAAAATGATCCAATGGTAGTCAAATAATACGAATTGACAGAATAGAATCCTGCCTAAACTAAATTTGTTGAAAAGTGAattgggtaccaacattttgaggctgcaaaaagcacataaaggcagtataaaaatgtattcatacgACTTCAGTGGTAAAATCCTTATATTTTGAAGTCATATATCATTTATCTGAAAACTCTCTTACACTTATAATATAGAGATATGTGCATGTGGGCAGAGAACTGCTGCCCTCCAGAACACCACAGCgccaattatttttcaaatagaaATCGGTGGTCAAATATGGTACTGCAACCGGCACTCACTGAGGTGCAATGAGGCAGAAATGAGTCTGCCCATAATGAAGTATCAAACCAAAACTAGTGTTTTctgacctcaaataatgcaaagaaaacaagttcatattcatttataaacagcacaatactaatgttttaacttaggtagagttcagaaatcagtatttggtggaataaccctgattttcaatgaAAGCGTCTTGGCATGTGAAACTGGGATGATCTGAGCATCttcagtactgaaacagtaatgGCGTGATGACGTTTCATGCACACATCACAGTGGCCATATTTTTGACCATCAGCGTAGAAGCAACAGCGCTGAATGGAGAAACATCCATTAAAACGTCAATAAATCATccaaatattgatttttataCATGAAGTGCCAGGAAAAGTGTGTACAGGTCTGAAGTCAGCAGAAATGTTGGCAGATTTGACTTTCGTGGAcaatgaaatgtattttattcacGATTCATCTCCGGATGGCggcgagtctgatgtgtgaccggcgagcacgcacacacgcacacacacacacacacacacacacacacacacacacacacacacacacacacacacacgttgtgtttccatgttttatggggactttccatagacataatggtttttatactgtacaaactttatattctatcccctaaacctaaccctacccctaaacctaaccctcacagaaaactttctgcatttttacattttcaaaaaacaatttagtatgatttataagctgttttcctcatggggaccaacaaaatgtccccacaaggtcaaaaatttcgggttttactatccttatggggacatttggtccccacaaagtgataaatacacgctcacacacacacacacacacacacacacacacacacacacacacacacacacacaagaatatcatcgtaaacatctctcattcaggaGTTACAAATGTTTGTGCTGTTTTCTGGTCTGACTCGGTCACAATATTACTAAACATCTGTGATGATcccatctgtatgaatgtaagatcTGCTTTTAGCTCAACCAGAGAACACAGAATGCAACACAGGCAAACAAACTTACAGTATGCAAATATACATGGAGTTTAAGAactattgtgttttatttatgttgtcatgCATATGTTGTCTCTTTTGTAACAtggttaatttaaaaaatattcagcaTTTTCCATATTAACTTGCtgtgtaaatatttttacattgtagTCTGTTGGCGTGAATAAATTCTGTGCTTCAAAATCGTATGTGTTGTTTAATGACCAACGTTTGTGAACTGTTTAGcctaaacattaaatatatacgGTATAGTGGCGTtatagtgcttttatacaatgtgTTACAATCATCTCACATCTCACATGGTCGTGGCATTATAATTTAAGTGTTTAATTGCTGCTCTCCCCCTTCATCACTGGCTGACTTGGTGATTTTGGATGTGGTatcactttattaagctttataaatagaaataaaagttTTCCAACAGCGCAGCACACAGAAGGTATGTGGAGTTTGGTCCTATGCTGTACTGTATATGGCAGCGATGAAATATAATGATATCACATGAAACCGGTAAAGCAAACTGAtctcttggctcaattcaaatGCTGTATATTTCAAAgctgaatgtttttattgtcGCTGGAAAATAAGTAGGTCTGATCTGATGCTTGATACACATGCTTACATCAATCCGATCACTTTGGCTATGTTCACacaggcagaaaaaaaaaaaatcggatttttttagacactgtcaCTAAATCAgtttaggtttttgtagtctgaacaggacaaaaacacaataaatccGATTAAAATCCGATTTTTCTTAATGCGTCTCAGTCTGAACAGTCAGGTTGGatctaatgtgtttttttttttcataatttgctGATGGCTGTTCTACGTCAGGTTTTGCGAATACATACTGTGCTCCGAACAGCATAATTAATGCCTTCGTAGGGCACTtcaaattttaatacaataatgaTGGCCATGCAGTAGGATTGTTATAAACAGAATTTTCTTACACATTTAATCCCTATAAAACTCTCACAGTGGAAGGTAAACAGGGCATAGAGatcatcacttctgaatgaaacacacccatatgtcatttatatgttaCAGGGCACGCAAAGCACTGCAAACCTCTTATAATAATACAGACATTGCCTTAACTTACCCAAAGATATGCGCTAAGGTGCAGTAACCTAATTATAAAGTAAAGTGATAAAGTATTGAATGTCACATAAATACGGGACACTTGAGAAGTGTTTCATCACAGGACGTGGGTCCTCGTCTCACCATATGACCTTTTTCTGATTTAATATGGGAAATAAAGCCTTTAATATGGGATGATTCGCTCTATAGAGATAAAAGGCATCCCATATGAGACATCATAATTTCATCCAAAATACAGGACGTCCCCACCAAAACGGGCAGCAGCTGCACTAGCAGCAACaaacattgcatatgccaccTCAGATTAAGGAGAACAAAATGAAATGTTGATTGTTGCAGAATGCTTACATGTTACGTGgcctacaaaaattattttactcatatacagtgaggaaaataagtatttgaacaccctgctattttgcaagttctcccacttttaaatcatggaggggtctgaaattgtcatcgtaggtgcatgtccactgtgagagacacaatctaaaaaaaaaaatccagaaatcacaatgtatgattttgtaactatttatatgtatgatacagctgcaaataagtattt is from Xyrauchen texanus isolate HMW12.3.18 chromosome 8, RBS_HiC_50CHRs, whole genome shotgun sequence and encodes:
- the LOC127647564 gene encoding uncharacterized protein LOC127647564 isoform X2; its protein translation is MTLDAPVILAALFFTIIAIIIASTLLAKKPAPKKESKRHAEERPERDTDYPQPRVEAPAPAPVKEQLVPKKKEKPVPEVIPVQQTPVQAEVKTEKEAVIEPKKEEDVPVAPVIEEVGVVQEHPAAEPEVIPVHKTPVQATPELVPEAIVESALVDVPIAVTEQVPEQVEVPRPAPEPVVAQVEEPVPEPVKESVPEPEPESVLDVPVPESTPGTIPEVSVTDPTPKTVLEVPVPEPTTKTVPEVTIPDPAPDTVPEVPAPEPVSAPTPEPASKVAAPEPVSAPTPEPVSKVPAPEPVSAPTLEPASKVPAPEPVSAPTPEPVSKVPASEPVSAPTPEPVSKVPAPEPVSAPTPEPVSKVPASEPVSAPTPEPVSKVPASEPVSAPTPEPVSKVPGPEPVSAPTPEPDSKVPGPEAVSALAPEPASEPTLEAEPSPIHEASSAAESAPEVPENNDVAAASVTDEGETPAVVPGKKRTTKFEKRMAKEEMEEEQRVQQEQLDAIFKLLRENQETFGEMTEGDEEEQLKLYTL
- the LOC127647564 gene encoding uncharacterized protein LOC127647564 isoform X4, whose translation is MTLDAPVILAALFFTIIAIIIASTLLAKKPAPKKESKRHAEERPERDTDYPQPRVEAPAPAPVKEQLVPKKKEKPVPEVIPVQQTPVQAEVKTEKEAVIEPKKEEDVPVAPVIEEVGVVQEHPAAEPEVIPVHKTPVQATPELVPEAIVESALVDVPIAVTEQVPEQVEVPRPAPEPVVAQVEEPVPEPVKESVPEPEPESVLDVPVPESTPGTIPEVSVTDPTPKTVLEVPVPEPTTKTVPEVTIPDPAPDTVPEVPAPEPVSAPTPEPASKVAAPEPVSAPTPEPVSKVPAPEPVSAPTLEPASKVPAPEPVSAPTPEPVSKVPASEPVSAPTPEPVSKVPASEPVSAPTPEPVSKVPASEPVSAPTPEPVSKVPASEPVSAPTIEPVSKVPGPEPVSAPTPEPDSKVPGPEAVSALAPEPASEPTLEAEPSPIHEASSAAESAPEVPENNDVAAASVTDEGETPAVVPGKKRTTKFEKRMAKEEMEEEQRVQQEQLDAIFKLLRENQETFGEMTEGDEEEQLKLYTL
- the LOC127647564 gene encoding uncharacterized protein LOC127647564 isoform X12, whose amino-acid sequence is MTLDAPVILAALFFTIIAIIIASTLLAKKPAPKKESKRHAEERPERDTDYPQPRVEAPAPAPVKEQLVPKKKEKPVPEVIPVQQTPVQAEVKTEKEAVIEPKKEEDVPVAPVIEEVGVVQEHPAAEPEVIPVHKTPVQATPELVPEAIVESALVDVPIAVTEQVPEQVEVPRPAPEPVVAQVEEPVPEPVKESVPEPEPESVLDVPVPESTPGTIPEVSVTDPTPKTVLEVPVPEPTTKTVPEVTIPDPAPDTVPEVPAPEPVSAPTPEPASKVAAPEPVSAPTPEPVSKVPAPEPVSAPTLEPASKVPAPEPVSAPTPEPVSKVPASEPVSAPTPEPVSKVPASEPVSAPTPEPVSKVPGPEPVSAPTPEPDSKVPGPEAVSALAPEPASEPTLEAEPSPIHEASSAAESAPEVPENNDVAAASVTDEGETPAVVPGKKRTTKFEKRMAKEEMEEEQRVQQEQLDAIFKLLRENQETFGEMTEGDEEEQLKLYTL
- the LOC127647564 gene encoding cell surface glycoprotein 1-like isoform X14, with translation MTLDAPVILAALFFTIIAIIIASTLLAKKPAPKKESKRHAEERPERDTDYPQPRVEAPAPAPVKEQLVPKKKEKPVPEVIPVQQTPVQAEVKTEKEAVIEPKKEEDVPVAPVIEEVGVVQEHPAAEPEVIPVHKTPVQATPELVPEAIVESALVDVPIAVTEQVPEQVEVPRPAPEPVVAQVEEPVPEPVKESVPEPEPESVLDVPVPESTPGTIPEVSVTDPTPKTVLEVPVPEPTTKTVPEVTIPDPAPDTVPEVPAPEPVSAPTPEPASKVAAPEPVSAPTPEPVSKVPAPEPVSAPTLEPASKVPAPEPVSAPTPEPVSKVPASEPVSAPTPEPVSKVPGPEPVSAPTPEPDSKVPGPEAVSALAPEPASEPTLEAEPSPIHEASSAAESAPEVPENNDVAAASVTDEGETPAVVPGKKRTTKFEKRMAKEEMEEEQRVQQEQLDAIFKLLRENQETFGEMTEGDEEEQLKLYTL